ACCGTACAGAGTACGGCCCTGGCGTTTCAGAGCGTAGACCACATCCATGGCGGTGACTGTCTTTCTCTTGGCGTGCTCGGTGTAGGTGACGGCATCACGGATGACGTTCTCCAAGAAGACCTTGAGTACACCACGGGTTTCTTCGTAGATGAGACCAGAGATACGCTTGACACCACCACGACGGGCCAGACGACGGATAGCTGGCTTGGTGATACCCTGGATGTTATCACGCAACACCTTACGATGACGCTTGGCGCCTCCTTTTCCCAGACCTTTGCCTCCTTTGCCACGACCAGACATGATTACTTTTCAATGCGAATGTGTAATCTTGTATCGAAAAACACGTCTATATAACGCATTTGCGAACGCAACAGAAAACACGCTTTAAGATTTAAATCTTAAGCGATGTACTTAAAGATTCCCGCCCAGTACCACACAAAAGACTTGTTacaatctgattggtccattaATGCATAACATTAACATTTCCGTCCAATTGC
This region of Ptychodera flava strain L36383 unplaced genomic scaffold, AS_Pfla_20210202 Scaffold_39__1_contigs__length_1403739_pilon, whole genome shotgun sequence genomic DNA includes:
- the LOC139127951 gene encoding histone H4 — its product is MSGRGKGGKGLGKGGAKRHRKVLRDNIQGITKPAIRRLARRGGVKRISGLIYEETRGVLKVFLENVIRDAVTYTEHAKRKTVTAMDVVYALKRQGRTLYGFGG